A section of the Oncorhynchus tshawytscha isolate Ot180627B linkage group LG09, Otsh_v2.0, whole genome shotgun sequence genome encodes:
- the rad1 gene encoding cell cycle checkpoint protein RAD1, whose amino-acid sequence MPLSTQSQTEGDNYVLVASLDNVRNLSNILKAITFKDHAIFNATPNGLKVTVEDSKCLQANAFIQAEIFQEFTIREDSVGFQVNLTVLLDCLTIFGGSTVPGVATALRMCYNGYGYPLTLFLEEGGVVTVCKINTQEPEEPIDFEFCSTNVTNKVILQSESLKEAFSELDMTSEVLQITMSPSQPYFRLSTFGNSGNAHYDYPKDSDMMELFQCTKTQTNRYKMSLLKPSTKALALSCKVSVRTDSRGFLSLQYLVRNDDGQICFVEYYCCPDEEVEEE is encoded by the exons ATGCCCTTGTCTACTCAGTCTCAGACTGAAGGTGACAACTACGTCCTTGTAGCTAGTCTGGACAATGTCCGGAATCTGTCCAACATCTTGAAAGCTATCACCTTCAAAGATCATGCAATTTTCAATGCCACACCAAACGGGTTGAAAGTCACTGTGGAGGACTCTAAATGTCTGCAAGCCAATGCCTTCATTCAG GCTGAGATCTTCCAGGAGTTTACCATCAGAGAGGACTCAGTGGGGTTTCAGGTCAATCTGACTGTTCTTCTGGACTGTCTCACCATCTTCGGGGGAAGCACAGTACCAG GAGTGGCAACTGCCTTGCGGATGTGCTACAACGGATATGGCTACCCCCTGACCCTGTTCCTagaggagggtggtgtggtgACTGTGTGTAAGATCAACACCCAGGAGCCAGAGGAGCCCATAGACTTTGAGTTCTGCAGCACCAATGTGACTAATAAAGTCATCCTGCAGTCAGAGAGTCTGAAGGAGGCCTTCTCTGAGCTGGACATGACCAGTGAGGTCCTGCAGATCACCATGTCTCCCAGTCAGCCATACTTTAG GTTGTCTACCTTTGGGAATTCTGGGAATGCCCATTATGATTACCCAAAAGATTCTGACATGATGGAGCTGTTTCAGTGCACAAAGACTCAGACTAACAG GTACAAGATGTCTCTCCTGAAGCCGTCCACCAAGGCCCTGGCTCTATCCTGTAAGGTCTCGGTGAGGACAGACAGCAGAGGGTTCCTGTCTTTGCAGTACTTGGTCAGGAATGATGATGGACAGATCTGCTTCGTTGAATACTACTGCTGTCCGGATGAGGAAGTGGAAGAGGAGTAG